In one window of Enterobacteriaceae endosymbiont of Donacia cincticornis DNA:
- the aroE gene encoding shikimate dehydrogenase, giving the protein MKLFAVFGNPIKHSKSPIIHKLFAKQTGILQNYIKINVPINFFSKSIRNFFQNGGLGANITIPFKKEAYKICDILTSRAKYSGVVNTIKITSSKKILGDNTDGIGLLKDLKNLNFITTKSNILLLGAGGAAQGVIYSLIHFGCNITIVNRTYQHAKDIVRYFKNIKKINYLKIEDLSYHSINNINYDIIINATSSSMKKKIPNIPSSIIKPNIFCYDLFYNKGNTPFLKWCVEHGVKNVSDGTGMLIEQAAYSFYLWHGIIPNTKKIIRKYI; this is encoded by the coding sequence ATGAAATTATTTGCAGTATTTGGAAATCCTATAAAACATAGTAAGTCTCCAATTATACATAAATTATTTGCTAAACAAACAGGAATATTACAGAATTATATAAAAATTAATGTACCAATAAATTTTTTTTCTAAATCTATTAGAAATTTTTTTCAAAATGGAGGTTTAGGAGCTAATATTACTATTCCTTTTAAAAAAGAAGCATATAAAATATGTGATATACTAACTAGTAGAGCAAAATATTCTGGAGTTGTTAATACGATAAAAATTACAAGTTCTAAAAAAATTTTAGGTGATAATACAGATGGAATAGGATTATTAAAAGATTTAAAAAATTTAAATTTTATTACTACTAAAAGTAATATACTATTACTAGGTGCTGGAGGTGCTGCACAAGGAGTTATATATTCATTAATTCATTTTGGTTGTAATATTACAATTGTAAATCGTACTTATCAACATGCTAAAGATATTGTTCGATATTTTAAAAATATTAAAAAAATAAATTATTTAAAAATTGAAGATTTATCATATCATTCAATAAATAATATAAATTATGATATAATTATTAATGCTACTTCTAGTAGCATGAAAAAAAAAATTCCTAATATTCCTTCATCTATTATTAAGCCAAATATTTTTTGTTATGATCTTTTTTATAATAAAGGCAACACACCATTTTTAAAATGGTGTGTTGAACATGGTGTTAAAAATGTATCAGATGGTACTGGAATGTTAATTGAACAAGCAGCATATTCTTTTTATTTATGGCACGGTATTATACCTAATACAAAAAAAATTATTAGAAAATATATTTAA